Below is a window of Candidatus Omnitrophota bacterium DNA.
GCCGTTTGAGGGGGAGTCCGAGCCGAATACCCTTTCCGGATACCTGTTGATAATAATGGCCCTGTGCTGGGGGCTGGTCTTATGTTTGAAACGGTTTAGCACGCGCCTGTTACTTTTCGGCCTGTTCCTTTTTACTCTTCTGCCTTTTTTCCACACGCTTTCAAGAGGCGCCTGGATAGGATTACCGCCGATGGCGATCGCGCTTACCGTGCTGCACAAACAGAAGAGCCCTATTCTCGTGGTCCTTTTGACCGCCGTTATTTTAGCGCTGCCGATAGTTTTGCCCGATTTCGTAAAACATAGGATAGAGGAGACCTTTGTACCGGATTCTATAACCAAGGAATATGAAGTGGCCGGAAAAAAATTACCGGTAACTTTAGAGGGGTCGGCTATGTTGAGGATAGTAAGCTGGGAATGGATCATAACCGACAGGCTTCCCAAGAAGCCTTTCTTAGGGTGGGGCGTAACGGGTGTGGGGTTTATCGATAGTAACTATTTTCTTATGTTGGGCGAGGTCGGTTTGTTTGGCATAGCGGTTTTCTTCTGGATCCTGTCGACGATCTTCCGCCAGGCATACCGGAATTTTCAAAATATGAAGGATGATTTTTACAGGGGCTTAAGTTTGGGCTTGCTCGTTTGCTTGATGGGGCTTATGGTCCAGGCGTTGACGGCGAATAGTTTTATAATAGTGCGCATAATGGAGCCCTTCTGGTTTTTAACGGCTATGGTCATGGTGTTACCCCGGCTGGCAGAGGAAAAAGCAAGCTGAAGATAAATGGCGGCTAAAACAAAACAAAGTCTATCGCAAAAGATAATCAGAAATACCATTTTCAATGCCGCTGGTGATTTTTGGGGAATTTTAATTGCTTTATTTTTGACCCCCTACGTTATCCACCATATCGGTATTGAGAGATTCGGGATACTGGCGATCGTAGGGGCGATAACCGGTTATTTTAGTTTGTTTGATTTTGGGATCGGCAGCTCCTTTGTAAAATACATCGCTGAGTTTTATGCGAAAAAAGATTATGAAAAAATAAATCAGGTCGTTAACACAGGCTTTGTTTTTTATTCCATATTTGCGATATTCATTATCATTTCAACCTTTTTTATTATTAGCCCGCTGCTTACTCTCTTTAAGATCCCCGCCCATCTGTACAATGAGGCGTTATTTGTCTTTTTACTCGGGATCGCCCTCTTTGGTGTTTCCAACGCTTTAAGTCCCTTTCTGGCGATCCAAGGCGGCTTGCAGAGAATGGATATTACCAATAAAGTGGCGATAGCACTCTCGATCCCGAGCGCCGGAGGTACAATTTTTTTCCTGGAAAAAGGGTATGGCCTGCCGGGATTAGTGGTCAATATGGCCATTTTTTTTATTATAAGCAGCGTGATCAGCATAGCCATCGCTTTCAAGATATTGCCCGAGTTAAGATTCAATCCTTTGTTGTTTAGCAGGGCGATATTCAGGAAGCTGTTTGGATTCGGATATAAGATGCAGGTATCGGCGATCGCCGGCATACTTCATTTTCAGATAGACAAGTTCATATTGGTGTATTTCTTGAATTTAGGATTCGTTACTTACTATTCTGTCGCCGCGCAATTGGCTTCTAAGATAAGAGAATTACCGCTGCTGTTGGTTTCAGCGGTTTTCCCCGCCGCTTCAGAACTGGATGCAAGGGACGATAAGGAAACACTGTATAAATTATACTTCCGGTCAATGAAATACGTTATCCTAATCGGACTTCCGATGTCGGTAGCGGCGATCCTATTGGCCAACCCCTTTATAGCATTATGGTTAGGTAAAGGATACGAAATGACCGCTTTAACGCTGCAAATCCTTATAGTAGGTTATTTTTTTAACATGATAACAGGGCCCGGTTTTTTTATTTTAAATGGTTTAGGAAAGCCTCAATATGGGATGAGGAGTTCGATCCTTTCTACTTTTCTCAAGTTAACCTTGAGTATTTTATTAGTGGTTAAAATAGGTTACTTTGGCGTAGTTATCGGGACGGCAGTCTCTATGATCATCGCAGCTATTTATTTTATTTTTGCGGCTCATAAGGTCATGGATATACCTCTCTGGAAGTTCAGCGGAAAAATATTGCCCAAGCCTCTTATGGCGTGTATCGCGGCCCTTTTAGCCGTTTACATCCTGATTAAACAGACGGGACAGATGGGATGGTTCGGTTTCATCGGGGCGGGTTCATTATATTTTATAATTTTTGGCGCGGTCATATTGCTGGTGTATTACCTGGATGATTTTGATAAGGCATTGATAAATAAATATAGCCCGATCCATTAAGCCGGTTCGCTCCAATAGATCATCTTTTTTATTATTTTAATTATGGTAGGAACGATCTTCGAGGGGTCCCTGAGGCATTCTTTTATCAGCTGTAATGCTATTTTTTTATAAAAGATTCTCAATTTTAACCTGTCTAAAAATTTATAGTCTATATTCTTGATCGTTGGCCTATACACTCCGGTTCTTTCTATGGCAAAGGGATCGGTTAAATCTGGAAGTATGAGATCTTTTTCCAGGCACAGATCGTAGATCTCCGTCCCCTTTATGGGCACAAAATAAAAGGGGCTGATGTAGTCCGGTTTTATCTTCATTATCATTTTGGCGGTCGCCGATTGTTCTTCTTTGGTCTCGGTGGGAAGCCCAAGCATAAAAGTCGCAAATATTTTTATGCCGTGTTTTTTACAGATACTTGCGGCCTTATAATTTTGTTCAACGGTAGTCCCTTTTTTAAGAAGATCTAGAATTCTTTGGCTGCCGCTTTCGAAACCTATCACGAAACAATCAACGCCGATTTCGCTTAAGCGTTTTACTATGTTTTCATTTCTGCAAATAATGTCAGCCCTGTTGCAGGCAGCAATAGTTACCCCGAACTTCTCTTTTTCGTAAAGATCGCAGAATTCAAGGGTCCATTCCGGATTTACAGTGAAGGTGTCATCCCAAAAAGTTATGCTTTTGAAGTCAAAGTCATTTTTTAACGACTTTATTTCTGCTATGACATTTTGAGGACTTATCATTCGGTGGGGCCTGCCATAAGTCAGATTTTCCGCCGGTTGGCAGTAGGTGCATTGATATGGGCACCCGCGGCCGGCGATCATTGTAACATGCGGAAGCGCTTGGTCCGGCGTAAAGTGGCAGTTCAGCTCTCTGGAATAATCGAATAAATTCCGGTCAGCCCAGGGTAATTCATCCAGGTCCGGGACTTCTCCTTTGTTGAATTTCGGCAAATCCGCATTATTTTCTAATCCCTGGACTATTTTTGTGAAGGTAATTTCGCCTTCTCCCGTAACGATGTAGTCTATTTTTTGGTCATTTTTGTAACTTTCGGGAAAGATCGTCGGATTTAAGCCGCCGGCAATTATTTTGGCTGAGGGTTTCAAGCCTTTTATGATCTCTACGGCTCTCATCGCTACTTTATAATCAAGATTTGAGATAGAGATACCTATTATGTCCGCATTTAAATTTTCAACGGTTCTTTTGAAATCTTCCCAGGAATCCAATGTTCTCATATCGATAAGTTTGACATCATAGCCTTTGCTTTTGATATAGGCGCCGATGGACGCTAAACCATGATGTATCCAATTGATCTCACCGCTGGCGCTTTTGCCGGCCTGGCCGAATCCGGAAATGCCGGTTCCGGGGTAAATGAGCGCAATCCGAGGTTTCATTTTTTTATCCATATCGTTACCTATTTTATCATATTATATTGACATCAACAAGCTTAGGAAAAGAAAGATTGACGCTGGAACGCAGGAAGAAGTATAATCTGAGAGGTAAAAATATTAACCAAAACAATGCCCCATCCGGCACTAAAGAGCAAACCTACATTAGGCCCATGATACTTATGCAAAAAGACCCGGTTTCTATAATTATCGTCAACTGGAACGGCAAAAAATATATAATTCAATGCCTCGAAGCCGTATTTAAGCAGACCTATAAAAACTTCGAGGTTATAGTGATAGATAACGGCTCAACGGATGGTTCCGACCGGTTGATCGAAAGTTATTCACCCCGGATCCTGCTGATCCGGAATCCGGAAAACACCGGATTCAGCAAAGCCAACAACCAGGGGATCAAACGCTCAAAAGGAGAGTTCATATTATTATTGAACACGGATGCATTTATGGAGCCGGATTTTTTGGAGGAAACAGTCAAGGCCGCTAAGTCAGACGAAAAAATAGGCCTGGTAACGGGTAAGATATTAAAACAATCGCCTGAAAACGGAAAAAAGATGATAGATTCGGCAGGCCATACGGGTAACAGGTATAGGCGTTTTTCCGACAGGGGAGGGGACGAAGAGGATAAAGGGCAATATGATACTTGCGAATATGTATTCGGAATCTGCGCCGCCTGCGGGTTATATAGAAGGCAGATGTTAGAGGATATCTCAATAGTCGGAGAATATTTTGATGAATTATTTTTTTCATATTATGAGGATGTGGATTTAGGATGGCGGGCGCAGCTTCGGGGCTGGAAAGCTTATTATACGCCCCGGGCGATCAGCTATCATGTTCGCGGCGGAAGCAGCCTCCAGGAGCATTTGGGACGCTGTTTTGATTATCGAAATTGGCACCTGATGGTTTTCAAGAACGATTCTTTATTCAATATACTTAAAGATTTCCGCCAGGTTTGTACTTATGATTACTACAGGTCGAAAACAGCATTTCTTGAAGGATATCTGTTTAAGAGCTGGCTTGGTATAATAAGGCTGCTTCCGTCGGTTATAAAAAAGCGGCGGATTATCCAAAGAAGAAAGACGGCAACCGATGAATACATGCGCCGGTGGTTTAAAACATAACGACAGGGCACATATGGCTAAAATCAATGTCTTATATTTTACGCCGACCCTTGATATAGGCGGAGCGGAATGGACATTGTATATACTGGCTAAGGGGTTAAATAGAGAGAAGTTTAACCCTATCGTAGCTTACTTTTTTCGGAGCGGCGCATTGGAGGATCTGTTGAAGCAAAAGGGGATAGAAGTCTTATGCGTAGGCCCGAATAAGACTAATATTTCTAGGTGGGACAGGCTTAAGGCGATCATAAGGATCTCCGGGCTTCTTAAAAAAAGGAAGATCAAGATTGTCCATACCATTCAATTCGACGTAGATATACTGGGAGCTATAGCGGCGAAATTGGCAGGAGCCCCGGTTGTTATATCGCATATAGCGGGTGAAAGTTATCTTACGTGGTTCCGAAAATATAAATGGCGATACAGGATTATTTATAAGTTTTTTATCGATAAGTATATCGTGTGCTCCAAATTTTTAACGGAGCAATTTATTTCGAGTTGCAATGTGAACAGGGCAAAGGTGTTAACGATCCAGAACTGTGTCGACGAAGAGAGATTCCATTCCCGATACGGCAAGGATGGAAATGACTTGCGCAAGGAATTAGGCTTAGGTAATGATGAAATTGTCATGGGTTGTATAGCGAATTTTGGCCCGGACAAAGGACATCGGTATTTGATCGATGCCATCCCTAAAATTACGCCCTTATTTCCTAATATAAAAATTATATTGATAGGCAGGTTCTTCTCGTTAAAAGAGGGACTTATGGAACAAGCAAAGGAGCTCGGCGTCTTAAGCAACGTTATCTTCCTGGGTTTTCATTTAAATATAGAGGAGATGTTGGGTTTAATGGACATATTTATCTTACCGTCTTTATCGGAAGGTTTGCCGGTCGCAATTTTAGAGGCTATGTATATGTCTAAACCCGTTGTGGCGACCAAGATCGACGGTATCCCGGAGGCTGTTATTGAAGGCGAGACGGGAATTTTGGTGCCGCCAGGGAATAGCGTCGAGCTTGCCAAAGCGATAGTCTCTCTTTTGTCCGACAGGAATAAAGCCCGGGAGATGGGCAGGAGGGGCAGGGAAAGATGCCTTGAAGAATTCAGTTCAAGCGTCTTGGTAAGGAAGGTTGAGGACCTGTATGAGTCGTCTCTTAATGAAAAAGATGTTAATTAATGTTTTCCATAGTCTGCGCGTATAATAATGAAAAGATCCTCAGCGATTATCTGCTCAGGTGCCTGAAAGAGCAAACCGCGGGTTTTGAGCTGATAAAAGTGGATAATACCTCCGGTACGATCAAATCGGCGGCCGAAGGGCTTAACCGCGGCGGCAGAAACGCGAAGGGGGATTATATAATCTTTATGCACCAGGACGTCTGCCTTATGTCCGGGGAATGGCTGGAAAAGGCGGAGTCTTTCTTGAAGGAAATCCCGGATCTGGGAGTTGCCGGCATCGCCGGTATGAGAAAAGCGAATACCGCAGCCGCTTTTAAGGTGGGCACAATCCCCGTTGAAAATCGGGTTTGTTTTGTATATCAGGGGCCTGAAAAGAAACCAAAAGTGTACGGAGATACTTTTGGCGGGCCCGCAGAGGCGCAGACCTTGGATGAACAACTACTGATAGTTCCAAGAAGTGTTTTCGCCGGCATTAAGTTTGACGAAAAGACCTGCGACGGCTGGCATCTATACGGCGTGGACTATTCTTTATCGGTAAAAAAAGCGGGCCTGAAGGCCTATGTCCTGCCTTTGCCTGTATGGCACCTGTCCAGCGGATCCCTCGATAACGAATACTATACGACTCTTAATAAGGTCCTGAAGAAACACCGGAGAGAAAAAGTAATATATACAACTTGCGGATTATGGTATACATCCAATTTCTTAAACTGCTTGAACCTGATCTTGATGGCGGTAAAAGGCGGGATCGGCCGCTGGATCGGTTTGAATGATTACGGGGCAAGCCCCTTTATAGGGACCATGAAATTGCTGCTAGGAAACAAAAAGTGATTAATCCATGAAGATATTACTTTGCGCATCCAGTAATCCCCGCTTTATCGAATTGGGAGGATACGTGGAGAGGGCGCTAAATGCATTAGGGCATCGATGCGAGAAGTTCGATTTTCGTCGATTTATTGTGCCTGGTGTCATAAGATATCGCACCCCATTTCTTGATAAATGGGATTTAAACAGGTTAAATCGTAGTTTGATCAGAAAGGCGTCTGAATATAGGCCTGATATTTTATTTGTAATTCAGGGGCATACACTTTTTCCGGAAACGATATCAACGATTAAACGAAGATTTGGGCCGGCGACGATAAACTGGTTCCAGGATTATCCGAAGGATTTTGAAGTTTCTTTGGCATTAGCGCCTGCCTTTGACCATTTCTTTATGACCGACTCGTATGCTGTCCAATATCATTTAAACATTGGAAATAAGAATGTGAAATGCCTTCCTTTTGCCTGCGACCCTCAGATCCATCGCCCTTTTAATTTAACAAAAGAGGAGCAAAAAACTTACGCGGCGGATATCGTATTTGTAGGCAGTATGTACGAATACAGGATCAAACAGCTTGAAAATTTAGTTGGTTTTAACCTGGCGATTTGGGGACCGGGTTGGAAGAATTTAAAAGACGGGTCTTCATTAAAGAGATTTGTCAGAGGAGACGCTGTCATTCCTTCGGAATGGGTTAAGATTTTTAATGCGTCAAAGATCACATTTAATCATATCGGACAATATAATATGCCTTCCTATCTTACGGGGAATAATATAGTTAATATGCGCTTTTTTGAAGCGCTTGGTTGTAAGGCATTTCAAATAGTTGATTATAAAAAAGATATCTCCTCTTTTTTATTCTCCGATAGGGAGGACCTGGTCTGTTATAAAGATGATGATGAGCTCAAGGAATTGGTTAAGTATTATTTAGCCCGCCCTGAGGAACGCAAAAGGATCTCTGAAAATGGTCATAGAAAAGTATTAGAAAGACATACCTATATCCATAGGATGAAAGAGGTCTTTTCTTGTTTGGAGCAGAAAATATGACATCAGGATATGCAGATTGCATAGGTTGCGGAAATAAAAATTTCGGTTTTATGTATAATTTCTTCGACGGAACCCGCTGTTTTAAAGATAAGCTGCGGCTTGTAAAGTGTAAAAGCTGCGGACTCATGTTTATCAACCCCTTGCCAAGCCGGGAGAAGCTGGGATCTTACGTCCAAAACCAGCTTTTTAGCGAAATAGACGACGGATCATATTCATCCCAGGTGAAGAAAATTTTATCCGTTAAAGATAAAGGAAAAATTTTGGACATAGGCTGCGGCAGGGGCTTTTTCCTTAACAGGATGAAACAGTCCGGATGGTCCGCTTTTGGAGTTGAGCTAAATAAAGAAATGGCGGCACACGCAAAAGAAAAGTTTGGGCTTGATATATTTTGCGGCACGCTTCAGGAGACAAAGTTCCCCGACGGGTCCTTCGATGCCGTAAATTTGCGCCATGTTTTGGAACACCTGTTATCGCCGTATCAGACCTTGATCCATATTCATAGAGTATTGAAGCAGGACGGGACCATTGTCATCACCGTTCCTAATTTCGAAGGCTTCCAAAGGAAGATATTCGGCAGATATTATCTGGCGGTAGCCGGAATATTTCACATCTCCCAATTCA
It encodes the following:
- a CDS encoding flippase; its protein translation is MAAKTKQSLSQKIIRNTIFNAAGDFWGILIALFLTPYVIHHIGIERFGILAIVGAITGYFSLFDFGIGSSFVKYIAEFYAKKDYEKINQVVNTGFVFYSIFAIFIIISTFFIISPLLTLFKIPAHLYNEALFVFLLGIALFGVSNALSPFLAIQGGLQRMDITNKVAIALSIPSAGGTIFFLEKGYGLPGLVVNMAIFFIISSVISIAIAFKILPELRFNPLLFSRAIFRKLFGFGYKMQVSAIAGILHFQIDKFILVYFLNLGFVTYYSVAAQLASKIRELPLLLVSAVFPAASELDARDDKETLYKLYFRSMKYVILIGLPMSVAAILLANPFIALWLGKGYEMTALTLQILIVGYFFNMITGPGFFILNGLGKPQYGMRSSILSTFLKLTLSILLVVKIGYFGVVIGTAVSMIIAAIYFIFAAHKVMDIPLWKFSGKILPKPLMACIAALLAVYILIKQTGQMGWFGFIGAGSLYFIIFGAVILLVYYLDDFDKALINKYSPIH
- a CDS encoding radical SAM protein; amino-acid sequence: MDKKMKPRIALIYPGTGISGFGQAGKSASGEINWIHHGLASIGAYIKSKGYDVKLIDMRTLDSWEDFKRTVENLNADIIGISISNLDYKVAMRAVEIIKGLKPSAKIIAGGLNPTIFPESYKNDQKIDYIVTGEGEITFTKIVQGLENNADLPKFNKGEVPDLDELPWADRNLFDYSRELNCHFTPDQALPHVTMIAGRGCPYQCTYCQPAENLTYGRPHRMISPQNVIAEIKSLKNDFDFKSITFWDDTFTVNPEWTLEFCDLYEKEKFGVTIAACNRADIICRNENIVKRLSEIGVDCFVIGFESGSQRILDLLKKGTTVEQNYKAASICKKHGIKIFATFMLGLPTETKEEQSATAKMIMKIKPDYISPFYFVPIKGTEIYDLCLEKDLILPDLTDPFAIERTGVYRPTIKNIDYKFLDRLKLRIFYKKIALQLIKECLRDPSKIVPTIIKIIKKMIYWSEPA
- a CDS encoding glycosyltransferase family 2 protein; this encodes MQKDPVSIIIVNWNGKKYIIQCLEAVFKQTYKNFEVIVIDNGSTDGSDRLIESYSPRILLIRNPENTGFSKANNQGIKRSKGEFILLLNTDAFMEPDFLEETVKAAKSDEKIGLVTGKILKQSPENGKKMIDSAGHTGNRYRRFSDRGGDEEDKGQYDTCEYVFGICAACGLYRRQMLEDISIVGEYFDELFFSYYEDVDLGWRAQLRGWKAYYTPRAISYHVRGGSSLQEHLGRCFDYRNWHLMVFKNDSLFNILKDFRQVCTYDYYRSKTAFLEGYLFKSWLGIIRLLPSVIKKRRIIQRRKTATDEYMRRWFKT
- a CDS encoding glycosyltransferase; amino-acid sequence: MAKINVLYFTPTLDIGGAEWTLYILAKGLNREKFNPIVAYFFRSGALEDLLKQKGIEVLCVGPNKTNISRWDRLKAIIRISGLLKKRKIKIVHTIQFDVDILGAIAAKLAGAPVVISHIAGESYLTWFRKYKWRYRIIYKFFIDKYIVCSKFLTEQFISSCNVNRAKVLTIQNCVDEERFHSRYGKDGNDLRKELGLGNDEIVMGCIANFGPDKGHRYLIDAIPKITPLFPNIKIILIGRFFSLKEGLMEQAKELGVLSNVIFLGFHLNIEEMLGLMDIFILPSLSEGLPVAILEAMYMSKPVVATKIDGIPEAVIEGETGILVPPGNSVELAKAIVSLLSDRNKAREMGRRGRERCLEEFSSSVLVRKVEDLYESSLNEKDVN
- a CDS encoding glycosyltransferase, encoding MFSIVCAYNNEKILSDYLLRCLKEQTAGFELIKVDNTSGTIKSAAEGLNRGGRNAKGDYIIFMHQDVCLMSGEWLEKAESFLKEIPDLGVAGIAGMRKANTAAAFKVGTIPVENRVCFVYQGPEKKPKVYGDTFGGPAEAQTLDEQLLIVPRSVFAGIKFDEKTCDGWHLYGVDYSLSVKKAGLKAYVLPLPVWHLSSGSLDNEYYTTLNKVLKKHRREKVIYTTCGLWYTSNFLNCLNLILMAVKGGIGRWIGLNDYGASPFIGTMKLLLGNKK
- a CDS encoding glycosyltransferase codes for the protein MKILLCASSNPRFIELGGYVERALNALGHRCEKFDFRRFIVPGVIRYRTPFLDKWDLNRLNRSLIRKASEYRPDILFVIQGHTLFPETISTIKRRFGPATINWFQDYPKDFEVSLALAPAFDHFFMTDSYAVQYHLNIGNKNVKCLPFACDPQIHRPFNLTKEEQKTYAADIVFVGSMYEYRIKQLENLVGFNLAIWGPGWKNLKDGSSLKRFVRGDAVIPSEWVKIFNASKITFNHIGQYNMPSYLTGNNIVNMRFFEALGCKAFQIVDYKKDISSFLFSDREDLVCYKDDDELKELVKYYLARPEERKRISENGHRKVLERHTYIHRMKEVFSCLEQKI
- a CDS encoding class I SAM-dependent methyltransferase: MTSGYADCIGCGNKNFGFMYNFFDGTRCFKDKLRLVKCKSCGLMFINPLPSREKLGSYVQNQLFSEIDDGSYSSQVKKILSVKDKGKILDIGCGRGFFLNRMKQSGWSAFGVELNKEMAAHAKEKFGLDIFCGTLQETKFPDGSFDAVNLRHVLEHLLSPYQTLIHIHRVLKQDGTIVITVPNFEGFQRKIFGRYYLAVAGIFHISQFTPRSLKSLLERAGYRAISIKTFQESASAWLYGESLRYLLRDLRLYPQKQALAGRSNSLDGASPRSSNRISVKDSLHSIEQILFEAVGGIGAGLGMGDVMICCARKV